One genomic window of Quercus robur chromosome 6, dhQueRobu3.1, whole genome shotgun sequence includes the following:
- the LOC126688804 gene encoding pyruvate dehydrogenase (acetyl-transferring) kinase, mitochondrial → MAAKKACEALTFSKSLIEEVQRWGCMKQTGVSLRYMMEFGSDPSDKNLLISAQFLHKELPIRIARRALELQTLPYGLSHKPAVLKVRDWYLDSFRDLRSFPEIKDTNDEKEFTQMIKAIKVRHNNVVPMMALGVQQLKKGMEQKIVYKDLDEIHQFLDRFYMSRIGIRMLIGQHVELHNPNPPPHCVGYIHTKMSPLEVARNASEDARAICLREYGSAPDVNIYGDPHFTFPYVPTHLHLMVFELVKNSLRAVQERFVDSDKVTSPVRIIVADGLEDVTIKVSDEGGGIPRSGLPKIFTYLYSTARNPLDEECDLGIANSVTMAGYGYGLPISRLYARYFGGDLQIISMEGYGTDAYLHLSRLGDSQEPLP, encoded by the exons ATGGCGGCTAAGAAAGCGTGTGAGGCATTGACATTCTCAAAGAGCTTGATCGAAGAGGTGCAGAGATGGGGTTGTATGAAGCAGACTGGTGTGAGCTTGAGGTACATGATGGAGTTTGGTTCAGATCCCAGTGACAAAAATTTGCTAATCTCTGCTCAGTTCCTTCACAAGGAGCTCCCCATTCGAATTGCCAGGAGAGCCCTTGAGCTTCAAACCCTCCCTTATGGCTTGTCTCATAAACCTGCTGTTTTGAAG GTTCGAGATTGGTATTTGGATTCTTTCCGTGACCTTAGATCGTTTCCTGAGATCAAGGATACGAATGATGAGAAGGAATTTACTCAAATGATTAAGGCAATTAAGGTGAGACACAACAATGTGGTCCCCATGATGGCTCTAGGGGTTCAACAATTGAAGAAAGGCATGGAACAAAAAATAGTCTACAAGGATCTTGATGAGATTCATCAGTTTCTAGACCGATTTTACATGTCGAGAATTGGAATTCGCATGCTTATTG GGCAACACGTGGAGTTGCACAATCCTAATCCCCCTCCTCATTGTGTGGGTTATATACACACGAAAATGTCTCCACTGGAGGTAGCACGAAATGCCAGTGAGGATGCCCGTGCTATTTGCTTACGCGAGTATGGCAGTGCACCTGATGTTAATATCTATGGGGATCCTCATTTTACATTCCC TTATGTTCCAACACACTTGCATCTTATGGTATTTGAGTTGGTTAAGAACTCATTGCGTGCCGTCCAAGAGCGTTTTGTGGACTCGGACAAAGTTACGTCACCTGTTCGAATAATAGTTGCTGATGGGCTAGAAGATGTTACTATCAAG GTTTCAGATGAGGGGGGTGGTATACCAAGAAGTGgtctccccaaaattttcacATATCTTTATAGCACTGCAAGAAACCCACTGGATGAGGAATGCGATCTTGGTATAGCGAATTCAGTAACAATGGCTGGCTATGGATATGGGCTTCCAATAAGTCGCTTGTATGCTCGGTATTTTGGAGGGGATCTGCAAATTATCTCTATGGAAGGATATG